The Vibrio coralliirubri DNA window TTTGATGTCGATGCATTGTTAAGAGTGATTGAGCGTGAGCCGAGTATGGCTGCCGATGTAATTAAGTTGGCAAATAGCGCCTTTTACAAACGCAATGAAAAACAGGTTACCGACCTAAAAACAGCATTCCTAAATATGGGTTCTCAGGGGCTTGTTGAAGGGGTGGTGAATAGCTACATGAAGAACTTCACGCCGGGGAACAATATTTACTGGCGTCACTTCGGTGAGAAAATTTGGAATCACAGTGTTCAGACTGCGTCGTTTTCTAAGGAGTTGATGAAAGACTCTTCATCTCAAGAAGATCAAGCGGCGGCGTACTTTGTTGGGTTGATTCGCAACTTAGGCAAGATGATCATTTTCCAGATGATGGTAGAAGCCTTCAAGCATGTTGATCCTTCTGTTCCGCCTAACTCGTTAGCATTGAAGCGCCTGATGAACAGCTACTCAATTCGCCTGACTTACACCATTGCCAAGTTCTGGGAGCTGCCAGAATCAGTGTTGACCGCAATTGGCTACCAAGAGTCGAGCCGATACGAATGCACACCAGTTGGTCAAGCTGTGTTTGAAGCCAACTATTTGAGTGAGTTGTACTATTTACTGGAAGAACAAACGATTGAAGTCGAGCAATTTAAGCGTAGATGCAAAGATACGCTAACGTCGCCTGCGGCATACAAAGTGGCAAACCGTATCTATAAAGAGTCTGAATTGGCACTGGTGGGATAATAACGGCTGGCGTTGGCTAGGTTGATTCTGAAGTCGTCATAAAGCGGTATTTTCTAAATGGTCTTACTAAGCAGTAAGACCATTTTTGTTTCAATTATCGATTAAGGGATCTTAGCCAGTTCTTGCTTTAATTTATCGATTTTACGCAGTTCCTTTTGGATCTTACCCTCATACTTTCGAATTTTATCCGCTCTTTCATCTCTTTTTGCTTCTTCTAAGTCGGCTTGGTATTCAGCTAAATCTTGTTCATTGGATTCAATCTTGTCACGGAGATCATCCTTCAAACCTTCATTAGTGCAGTTCTCTTTCGCGGCTTTCAACGCTTTTGTTAATCGCTCCACTTTGTACTGATTGTCGTACTGTTCCGCTTTCTTTATCTGATATTCGATCTCACAGAACTTCTTTTCACAGCCAGTTAGCGCGTCGCATTGGGTGCTTGCCATGCTGTTAAAAGAGAATGCGCAAAGAAACAGTAATGAGCCTTTTAGGTGTCGAGTCATGGTTTACCTTCTTATTGGGTCTATTTAGTTTGTGCTTATATTTGTTGAGTCTCACTTCGAGAGTACATTAGCACCCCATTTCTTTGCTATTGGCAGGGGAGTGTTAAAGATAAGTCGCTGTGCCTAATGACTTATTTTTGAACATGGCTAGATTTACAAATGGTTAATCCACAACTGATCGAGTTCGCACCAACCGAAACCATTCACTTGCGCGCCGTGTATCTTTTCAGAAACCTCTAAGTTGAACGCCTCTTGCTTGAGCTCAACCACAACCCCAGAGTTATTCAACCAATGCTTCAGTTCCAACAGTGCATTCATCGCTAACTCAAAGTTGGGCTGGTTTCTTATTGAAGCTAAGCCTTGTTCGATTTTTTCTAGCATCTCAGCAGGCAGCGCTAAGTCCTCAAATGGGAAGCGAGTGAAAAAGCTTAACCACGAAGTGAAGGTGTCGTTCTCATCAATAATGCTACACAACACGACGTCTTTG harbors:
- a CDS encoding HDOD domain-containing protein is translated as MFKRVLQALFSPFVDSKNEPSAEPAQQEQQQIVANDTVQSSIFVPPSSAQPSSLIVDKTLSLHDGEFLDYLFGESRLRTESDPFSDFVACQIERLIRSPKALLNELPVMPASVTTLMAELQSDEFDVDALLRVIEREPSMAADVIKLANSAFYKRNEKQVTDLKTAFLNMGSQGLVEGVVNSYMKNFTPGNNIYWRHFGEKIWNHSVQTASFSKELMKDSSSQEDQAAAYFVGLIRNLGKMIIFQMMVEAFKHVDPSVPPNSLALKRLMNSYSIRLTYTIAKFWELPESVLTAIGYQESSRYECTPVGQAVFEANYLSELYYLLEEQTIEVEQFKRRCKDTLTSPAAYKVANRIYKESELALVG
- a CDS encoding DUF1090 domain-containing protein, which codes for MTRHLKGSLLFLCAFSFNSMASTQCDALTGCEKKFCEIEYQIKKAEQYDNQYKVERLTKALKAAKENCTNEGLKDDLRDKIESNEQDLAEYQADLEEAKRDERADKIRKYEGKIQKELRKIDKLKQELAKIP